CCAAACCGGTATCGGAAAAGGTCGCGTCGCAGCAGCTATGATCCGCTATGGTGTGTGGCAGGGAGTGAAGCCGGTTTTTCTGACTGAAAAGGCCAACCTCTTTTCCGATATATACCGGGACTTGGCGGCCATAGGATCGGGACACCTGAAGCCGTTTATCGTAAATGGACGGGAGCCGAAGACGGACATAAAGGACGAGGACGGTAATGTCGTTTATCAAGCGCCGCCCTTGCCGGAGCAACAGGCGGTAATCGCCGCCGGTGACATTCCGCCTGGATACGACTTTGTCGTAGGGACCTATTCTCAATTCAATTCCAAAGATAAAAAACCGCTAAAGCCGGGTTTCCTGGCCTCTATAGCCGGAGGGAATATCTTCATCATGGATGAGGCACATAACGCCAGCGGTTCTTCCAATACCGGGGAATTCCTGCAAGGGGTGGCCGCCCGGACGAAGGGCGTGGTGTTTCTCTCAGCCACGTTTGCCAAGCGCCCGGACAACATGCCCATATATGCCATGAAGACGTCTATTGCTGACTGTAATATGAGCAAGGACGAGTTGGTCGATGCGATCAAACGAGGCGGTGTGGCCATGCAGGAGGTCCTTGCCTCGCAACTGGTGGCCGAAGGGCAAATGATTCGTAGGGAACGGAGTTTCGAGGGAATAGAGGTCAATTATATCACCCTGGAAGAAAAGGCCCCAGAACACCGGGCCATCGCAGACAATATCACTGCCATATTGCGCGATATTATTGCCTTCCAGGGTGAATACGTCGATAGTGCGGTGAAGCAATTGGACAAGATCGCCGTGGCGGAGGGGAAGGAGGTCGGGTTACGGGAAGGGACCTCCCAGGCTGGCGTGGACAACCAGCCTTATTTTTCAAAAGTTTTCCAAGTAATCAACCAAATGTTGTTCAGCCTGAAGGCTACAGCCGTGGCGGAAAGGGCGATTCAACGGCTGCGGGAAGGGAAAAAGCCTGTGATCGCCTTTGCTTCTACGATGGGTAGTTTCATAGAGACGCTCGAAAACGACCAGGGACTTCCAGTTAGCGAGGGCGATACCATCGACGCGGATTTCAGTGAGGTATTGCGGCGTGGGCTGGAGGGGGTCATGCGCTATACGGAAAAAGACGTAGACGGGAACCCGATGTATAAAAAGTTTTCCATAAGCGACTTTTCACCCCAGGCACAGGCCGACTACAATCACATCCAGGAAAACATCCTGACTGTAGCAACTGGCATTACGATTTCCCCCATTGATGTTATTGTTAAGATGATCCGTGAGGCCGGGTACTCTGTGGCCGAGGTGACCGGCAGGAAATTCGAGTTACAATTAAACAAAAAAGGCTCCAAGGCGCTGGTGATGACCCGAAAACGCGTCAATACAAATGACGCCTTCCGGCAGTTTAACAACAACGAGGTCGATGTACTCATGATCAATCAGTCTGGTTCGACGGGAGCCTCGGCCCATGCCATCCCCACGGCGAAGGTCCCCGATGGACAGGTGAAGCAACGGGTCATGATCGTTTTACAAGCCGAGCTGGATATTTCAACAGAAGTCCAGAAAAGGGGGCGTATTAACCGGACCGGACAGATTTTGAAACCCATTTATGACTACCTGATTTCTGCGATTCCCGCAGAAAAGCGGCTGATGATGATGCTCCAGAAAAAGCTGAAGTCTCTGGACGCGAATACCACGTCCAACCAGAAACAGTCTTCCAAGGTTTTGGACGTGCCGGACTTCCTTAACAAATATGGTGACAAGGTGGTTGAGGAATATTTGGTGGAGAACCCTGAAGTCAATAAGCTCTTGGACGACCCATTGCATATAGGGAGGGCTGAGGCGGATAGCGGCAGCGGCGATCCCAGCTATGTGGAAGACGCCGCTATGAAGGTTTCCGGACGGGTTGCTGTTCTTTCCACCAGGATGCAGGAGGACTTCTATAACGAGGTTGTTGCACGATACGATGACTATGTGGACTACCTCCGTCAGGTTGGATCCTATGACCTGGAAGTGGAGACGATGAACCTGGAGACGGAGACGGTCAGTTCAAAAGTCATCGTTATGGGAAAAGGGGGAGATAGCGCCTTTGGCAATGACAGTATCCTGGAAACAGTCCGGGCCAACGTACTCAAAAAGCCGTTTACACGGCCGGAGTTGGAAAATCTACTTGCCGAATCCCTAAAGGGAAAGGATGCCCGTCAGGTACAAGACATTCTCCTGGAGGAGTATCATCAATCTGTAGAAAAACGCCTAGAGGATGAAAAAGACGAAGTGAACAACAAGTATGATACCCTGATCGAATCCATTTCCGACGAAAAGAATATCCAACGCATACGAGAACGCGAAGGTGAAGCGGCCTGGGTGGAGGCCACCCGTGAAAGAGAAAAGGAGCTAAATGAAGCTCGGGAGGCTAAAATGAAGAATCTGGAAAAAATCGCCGCTAACCGGCAGCAGTACCTTGAACGTATCTTTTCCTTTTACTGGACTAGTCGCCCCCTTCGTTACCCTGTCGAAACTTTCCAAAGTGGTAATGAACTGGTGCCCGCCGTCTTTTTGGGCTTTTTGATCGACGCGAAGAAAAAGAACCCTTACGCCCCTTCCGCCATCAAACTTTGCTTTGGGATAGCCAGTTCAGCCAAGTATCTGGCCATCCCCGCCTCCTTTTCGGAGCGTATCAATGCCATCATCGGTGTCAGCGCCGATCTTCCCAAGGTGGACCTTCCGGCATTCCTGGAGGAATGGGAGTCATACACCAAGGAGAACAATATGGACCGGAAAATACGGCATGTCATCACTGGAAACCTTTTACAGGCCTTTGGGAAAGGGCGGGGAAAACTCGTCAGCTATTCGACAATCGACGGACAGGTTAAGAAAGGCATCCTTTTGCCTGAAAACTGGCAGGCGGACGAAAAGGAGGTAGACCAGGTCATTGTCCCCATTGTGAAGGCCCTTCCCATTATCAATTCGCTGGTCGAGGGCAAGGGTATAGTCACTAACAATGAGGTTTCCCTAATTCGGTCCAGGGGTGATTTTAAAATGATTGTACCAGCATCCAGGGCACGGGGTGGAGACGTCTATTTGGATAAAGATATTCTGAAGCTGGTGGAGGGAAACAATTTTGAAAAGGTGTCGGATCGTATGGTCGCTGTTTTACCGGAGCAGAACCTTAGCAAGGCGGTAGAAATACTCCAAGCGGTCCATGGTAGTTCTATCGCTCTTAGATCATCCGAAGCCGGAAAGCTGGGTACCGGTCATGTCCGGTATCATGACCGAAAACCCATAGAGCCGCCACCCCCGGAGGATTCGGATAAAAGCAAACGTCTTCACCTCTTGGAACTGAAAGCTAAGGCGTTAGCCTTGGAATTGGAATTGCTTTCACTGGCTGCATAATAAAGCCCCGACCCATGATTACGATTGACAACTATTTTAAAGAAATATCATCGGTTGACTTGTCCTCACTGAATGATACTTTAAGGAAAGGCCATGAGCTCCTTGTCGAATCCACCGAGAATGGTACAAACTTGGACAACTACTATGAAAGCGACGAAATCCGAAGGATCGTAGATCTTTACCTGTCCGAGCTCAACAAGTTTTTGGAAAGGAAAGCACCTCCAGCGCCGACGGGCAAAGGAAAGTCATCCTCCGGGCGGCAAAATTCACGTCGCCGTAAAGCTAGTGTTCGAGAACATACCGCCACCACTGAAGAAACCCGGGAGTCAATTTCGCCACGTATACCGGACATGGTTGAGCGTATCCCCGAGGAATTGCGTTTTATCAGGCGCTTTATAAATATGAATGGCAAGTCCAAAACCAAGGAAGAAATTCTCCGGTTTATCAACTCCCTTCAAAAATCTATCCTGGAAAAGCGTATCCGAAAGACCTCAGCCTTCGCGGAACAAATTCGCTTTATCCAGGATCAATTGATAGACGTGTACAATTCGATGAAGACTAAAATAAAGATCGAATTGAAGCCTGAGACCCTTGACTCCCTAAAGGTATTGTTGGGAGGACAGAAAATTATGCCCTCTATTAATTTTATCAAACGCTATATCAGCCTCAACGGAAAGATCGGCGTAAAAGAGCAAGCAAAAAAGCTCCTGGAACAGATCAATCGAGCTATAGAGAAAGGCAAAATTACGGACAGTGATTCTTATATTATCGAGATACATGACATTAAAAAGAACCTTCATGCTTTCGTAACCGGTAGGGAACAAAAGACCCTTGATATTGAAAAGGCCACTCTGAATGGGCTCAATGGCGCCCTGGGCTGTTCCTGTCAGTCGAAAAGAGCTGAAAAACCGGTATTGATGAACAGCATGGACTTTGCCGGGCTGGAATTCGAGACCATCGGGTTGTTGGGCAAATGGTATGACTTGATCGGGGACCCGTCTCCAGGTTTTACAGCAATGGTCTTCGGTAGGCCCAAAATGGGGAAGTCTTGGCTTTGTGTTGATTTCGCGGGGTACTTGGCCCGCAATCATGGGACGGTCCTTTTTGTGGCAAAAGAAGAAGGCCTGGACTTGACTTTACAGCAGAAACTGGAATCGGTCAAACATCCCCGACTTTTTGTTGCCTCAAAGCTCCCGGATGATTTGACGCAATTCGATTTTATTGTCCTGGACAGCGTGAATAAACTCGGGCTTACGCCGGAAGACCTGAACAGGTTGAGAGAGGACAATCCAGGCAAGTCATTCATTTTTATTTTCCAGACGACGAAAGCGGGGAATTTCCGGGGTGCAAATTCCTTTCAACATGATGTAGATGTCGTGATTGAGGTTCCCGAGCCCGGTAAGGCAGTTCAATTCGGGCGCTTTAACCAGGGCGGGGAAATGGAGATTTTTGACGACAGGCTTGCCGCCTGAATACCGTACTAGAATGGCAAAGATCAAACTTATAAACCCCGAGAGGGAGCCGCTCACCGTGGAGAAGTTGAGGCAGCTCACCGGGTGGCAGGATATTTCCGACGAGCAGGCAACGGCCATTATTCACTCCGTGGACCTTTTTGTCCGAATCCTTTACGATGTAGTGGCAAAAGAATATTCGCATTGCATTGATAATCAATATTTAATAAATTTGGAAGACAATTCCGAACCATTAAATAATGCCGCATGAAAACGGAAAATTTCAATGCTTTCCACAGCTTTACCCGGCGCTCTAAAAAAACGGTGCACTACGTCGAAACCGAATTCGTGGTAACCTATTCTCGCGTTTCGACAAAGGAGCAATACGACAAGAATTTGAGCCTTGACACTCAGCAAAAGGCCTTTGATGATGAGGCTCGTAGAAAAGGAAAAACTATTCTGGCAAACTTCGGGGGCACTTATGAAAGCGCCAAGACCGATGGCAGAAAGGAATTTGAACGCATGTTGACCTACATAAAAAAGAACCCTGGTAAAATAAGCCAGATTTGGGTGTACATGACCGACCGATTTAGCAGAACTGGCGGGGGAGCCATAAAACTGGCCGAAGAACTCAGGGAGAAATACGGGGTTACCATATATGCTATATGTCAACCCACAGATACCCGTGATGATACCGGGATTTTGAGCCAAAACATGCAGTTCCTTTTTAGCCAATACGATAATACCCTGAGAAGAAAACGCGCTGTTGCAGGGTTAAAGGCACAATATGAAAAGGGGATATGGTCAACCGTACCCCCCCAGGGCTATGACAGCGTGAAGATCAATACTGAAAAGAAGCTAGTCGTCAACAGGGAAGGAAAATTGATAAAGAAGGCGTTTTTATGGAAGGCTGACGGAATGAAAAACGAAGAAATTATAGAACGCCTTAATGCCCTGGGCCTTCCCATGTATAAACAACAATTGACAAAAATCTTTAAAAAGCCTTTTTATTGTGGGCTAATTGCACATGGCATGTTGGATGGTAGAATTGTCCGGGGTCAACATGAGCCATTAATTAGTGAAGAAATCTTTTTACGTGTAAACAATATTCACCAACAGTCGCCAAATTATGGCGTACCGCATCAAAAAGAAAATGAGCAATTGCCATTGAAGGTATTTGTAAAATGTGGTGACTGCGGCGAACCGTTTACAGGGTATATCGTAAGGGCAAAGGGCCTGTATTATTACAAGTGCAGGACAACCGGCTGTAAGTGTAATAAAAGCGCCAAGCGGTTACATGAACTGTTTGAGGAAACCCTGGAAAGGTTGGCCACAAAAGAAGACTTGGCGGCGACTATCCAGCATCGC
This region of Dinghuibacter silviterrae genomic DNA includes:
- a CDS encoding strawberry notch C-terminal domain-containing protein; the protein is MVERAAHFSAEVEQALVEQKVYNKLSLEKLAASFGIADKTQVKELAELAIVRRARVLAHEPGTVRERFDRIVNLYQLQVNLSHRTSQSILLQQYSTPAPIGYLAGVFCGVDRPAYRSLYFEPSAGNGLLTIAGRPADFIVNEIDPFRNQNLRTQGFREVWQRDATQPFHGKEGVFKAVITNPPFGKLDKPVYYETFPIRTLEQLMALRGLDTMAAGGRAAIIIGGHTRWDDKGRVQAGRNRIFFNYLYSRYHVADVINIDGHRLYSRQGTAFDVRLILIDGRKQLPRGNAPVRDKRRDVIVRSYDELFERISPYVDMKRKVKDRRTLEAEALALELELMALSQELGAPYEPASNACVVLHTQVPDSMSFETQTAVAQIKREVGGDMDNFVRHRLKYPSKATLCRALSAEQIDAVAMAIYNIEARNQGMIIGDQTGIGKGRVAAAMIRYGVWQGVKPVFLTEKANLFSDIYRDLAAIGSGHLKPFIVNGREPKTDIKDEDGNVVYQAPPLPEQQAVIAAGDIPPGYDFVVGTYSQFNSKDKKPLKPGFLASIAGGNIFIMDEAHNASGSSNTGEFLQGVAARTKGVVFLSATFAKRPDNMPIYAMKTSIADCNMSKDELVDAIKRGGVAMQEVLASQLVAEGQMIRRERSFEGIEVNYITLEEKAPEHRAIADNITAILRDIIAFQGEYVDSAVKQLDKIAVAEGKEVGLREGTSQAGVDNQPYFSKVFQVINQMLFSLKATAVAERAIQRLREGKKPVIAFASTMGSFIETLENDQGLPVSEGDTIDADFSEVLRRGLEGVMRYTEKDVDGNPMYKKFSISDFSPQAQADYNHIQENILTVATGITISPIDVIVKMIREAGYSVAEVTGRKFELQLNKKGSKALVMTRKRVNTNDAFRQFNNNEVDVLMINQSGSTGASAHAIPTAKVPDGQVKQRVMIVLQAELDISTEVQKRGRINRTGQILKPIYDYLISAIPAEKRLMMMLQKKLKSLDANTTSNQKQSSKVLDVPDFLNKYGDKVVEEYLVENPEVNKLLDDPLHIGRAEADSGSGDPSYVEDAAMKVSGRVAVLSTRMQEDFYNEVVARYDDYVDYLRQVGSYDLEVETMNLETETVSSKVIVMGKGGDSAFGNDSILETVRANVLKKPFTRPELENLLAESLKGKDARQVQDILLEEYHQSVEKRLEDEKDEVNNKYDTLIESISDEKNIQRIREREGEAAWVEATREREKELNEAREAKMKNLEKIAANRQQYLERIFSFYWTSRPLRYPVETFQSGNELVPAVFLGFLIDAKKKNPYAPSAIKLCFGIASSAKYLAIPASFSERINAIIGVSADLPKVDLPAFLEEWESYTKENNMDRKIRHVITGNLLQAFGKGRGKLVSYSTIDGQVKKGILLPENWQADEKEVDQVIVPIVKALPIINSLVEGKGIVTNNEVSLIRSRGDFKMIVPASRARGGDVYLDKDILKLVEGNNFEKVSDRMVAVLPEQNLSKAVEILQAVHGSSIALRSSEAGKLGTGHVRYHDRKPIEPPPPEDSDKSKRLHLLELKAKALALELELLSLAA
- a CDS encoding P-loop NTPase family protein, translated to MITIDNYFKEISSVDLSSLNDTLRKGHELLVESTENGTNLDNYYESDEIRRIVDLYLSELNKFLERKAPPAPTGKGKSSSGRQNSRRRKASVREHTATTEETRESISPRIPDMVERIPEELRFIRRFINMNGKSKTKEEILRFINSLQKSILEKRIRKTSAFAEQIRFIQDQLIDVYNSMKTKIKIELKPETLDSLKVLLGGQKIMPSINFIKRYISLNGKIGVKEQAKKLLEQINRAIEKGKITDSDSYIIEIHDIKKNLHAFVTGREQKTLDIEKATLNGLNGALGCSCQSKRAEKPVLMNSMDFAGLEFETIGLLGKWYDLIGDPSPGFTAMVFGRPKMGKSWLCVDFAGYLARNHGTVLFVAKEEGLDLTLQQKLESVKHPRLFVASKLPDDLTQFDFIVLDSVNKLGLTPEDLNRLREDNPGKSFIFIFQTTKAGNFRGANSFQHDVDVVIEVPEPGKAVQFGRFNQGGEMEIFDDRLAA
- a CDS encoding recombinase family protein, yielding MKTENFNAFHSFTRRSKKTVHYVETEFVVTYSRVSTKEQYDKNLSLDTQQKAFDDEARRKGKTILANFGGTYESAKTDGRKEFERMLTYIKKNPGKISQIWVYMTDRFSRTGGGAIKLAEELREKYGVTIYAICQPTDTRDDTGILSQNMQFLFSQYDNTLRRKRAVAGLKAQYEKGIWSTVPPQGYDSVKINTEKKLVVNREGKLIKKAFLWKADGMKNEEIIERLNALGLPMYKQQLTKIFKKPFYCGLIAHGMLDGRIVRGQHEPLISEEIFLRVNNIHQQSPNYGVPHQKENEQLPLKVFVKCGDCGEPFTGYIVRAKGLYYYKCRTTGCKCNKSAKRLHELFEETLERLATKEDLAATIQHRLESFFYEVSKDRLEQQPALKRQLSDIDSKIDSLQEAFFITKEMDRDTYEKFKARYQRERQNIEEKLADCSLVISNLSECIEKAVILSRKLRTVWASSDIGRKEDLQKLVFPEGIHYDRENDAFRTTEMNIIFKLIAELADDPEGIKKGTNYLIDLLSPSAEREGFEPPEV